A region of Zeugodacus cucurbitae isolate PBARC_wt_2022May chromosome 5, idZeuCucr1.2, whole genome shotgun sequence DNA encodes the following proteins:
- the LOC105220497 gene encoding carboxypeptidase B isoform X1, with translation MLIKYLCYNSFVISFLLLLNLPTHPCREQHPDFFLLRSIPGFPSVLVSSDELYDNTVESLQWLVPMDIRQLNIFSPQSSYQINLRYRNSSSVKRYPGHQLWKIHENNIENEVLKSFWRLFGTEVWNINQDGIDVLIDYRNTAKAKEFIAKTDFTYNIMIDDLETAIDETYTEVNNSNANMPWLERDNTILNWNRYHDIGDIQQFLQHILETYPDLAEIVQIGVTHHKRPLEVLRISNGNPKNWAVFIDAGMQARDWLSPAALTCAISKLTWLWDKEPSFMRNIDWYFLPVANPDGYQYSRITDRLWTKNRYFDSQTGCYGVNLNRNYDYQWGGAGSSENPCKNLYKGPKKFSEPETKAIRTFMHNMREFLGAYVSFGAYGQAIAYPWGDADFVTDNQRRLHNVARRAMLNFRKLNQAEYRVGTSYRLKLARAGNSADWVQQRINPQYVYNVFLKDQGRYGYLMPPHYIVESGEEAYEFMKTIAAALN, from the exons atgttaataaaatatttgtgttataaTTCGTTTGTGatttcgtttttgttattgctaaaTCTACCGACGCATCCTTGTCGCGAACAGCATCCGGACTTCTTTCTGTTGCGCAGTATACCAGGCTTTCCGAGCGTGCTCGTTTCGAGTGATGAATTGTATGACAATACAGTGGAGAGTTTACAGTGGCTAGTGCCAATGGACATACGACAACTTAACATTTTCTCACCGCAATCCTCGTATCAGATTAATTTGCGTTATCGCAACAGTAGTTCAGTGAAGCGTTATCCCGGTCATCAGTTGTGGAAGATACACGAAAACAATATAGAAAATGAGGTGCTCAAATCGTTTTGGCGACTGTTCG GCACTGAGGTATGGAATATAAATCAAGATGGTATCGATGTATTAATTGACTACAGGAATACAGCAAAAGCCAAAGAGTTTATAGCTAAAACAGATTTCACCTACAACATAATGATTGACGATCTAGAAACGGCGATCGATGAAACGTATACGGAAGTGAATAACAGTAATGCAAATATGCCGTGGTTAGAGAGAGACA atacaATATTGAATTGGAATCGCTACCACGACATCGGTGACATACAGCAGTTTTTGCAGCACATTTTGGAAACCTATCCCGACTTGGCGGAGATCGTGCAAATTGGTGTGACGCATCACAAACGGCCGCTGGAAGTGCTACG CATCTCCAACGGCAACCCCAAGAACTGGGCGGTCTTCATTGATGCCGGCATGCAGGCGCGCGATTGGCTGAGCCCTGCTGCGCTCACTTGTGCCATCTCGAAACTAACCTGGCTATGGGACAAAGAGCCGTCTTTTATGCGTAACATTGATTGGTATTTCTTGCCTGTGGCGAATCCCGATGGCTATCAGTACTCGCGCATCACCGATCGTCTCTGGACGAAGAACCGTTATTTCGACAGTCAAACTGGTTGTTATGGCGTCAATTTGAATCGCAACTACGACTATCAGTGGGGCGGTGCGGGTTCATCGGAAAACCCTTGCAAGAACCTGTACAAAGGTCCGAAGAAATTTTCCGAACCAGAAACGAAGGCGATACGTACCTTCATGCATAATATGCGCGAGTTTTTGGGCGCATACGTTTCGTTCGGCGCTTACGGACAGGCAATCGCTTATCCATGGGGTGATGCAGACTTCGTGACGGACAACCAGCGTCGGCTGCACAATGTAGCGCGACGTGCAATGTTG aatTTCCGCAAATTGAATCAAGCCGAGTACCGTGTGGGCACAAGCTATCGGCTGAAATTGGCACGCGCCGGCAACTCGGCCGACTGGGTGCAGCAACGCATTAATCCCCAATACGTTTACAATGTATTTCTGAAGGACCAAGGGCGCTATGGGTATCTGATGCCACCGCACTACATTGTCGAATCGGGCGAGGAGGCCTACGAGTTTATGAAGACAATAGCGGCGGCGCTGAATTGA